A single region of the Larus michahellis chromosome W, bLarMic1.1, whole genome shotgun sequence genome encodes:
- the LOC141735659 gene encoding LOW QUALITY PROTEIN: adenosine 5'-monophosphoramidase HINT1-like (The sequence of the model RefSeq protein was modified relative to this genomic sequence to represent the inferred CDS: deleted 1 base in 1 codon) has product VVVADELIGARAARPGAAATRSVFGKIIGKALPANVAYEDEERLAFRDLSPQAPMLFLAMPKEAIMSLCEAEDPGECLLGHLMIVGKQRAAHLGLTDGFRMVADEGPEGGQPVCHVHLRILGGRQLGWPPG; this is encoded by the exons gttgtcgtggccgacgagcttattggggcgcgggccgcccggcctggtgccgccgccacccgcagtgttttcgggaagatcatcggcaaggcgctt cccgccaacgtcgcctacgaggacgaggag cgccttgcgttccgtgatctttcaccccaagctccgatgcttttcctagccatgcctaaggaggcaattatgagcttatgcgaagcagaagatcctggtgaatgt cttcttgggcatttaatgattgttggcaagcagcgtgctgctcacctgggcctgaccgatggattccggatggttgcggatgaagggcccgagggtgggcagcctgtctgtcacgtacatctacgtattctgggtggccgtcagttgggctggccgcctggctga